In a genomic window of Rhododendron vialii isolate Sample 1 chromosome 12a, ASM3025357v1:
- the LOC131309502 gene encoding leucine-rich repeat protein 1-like, which produces MVAAVAVAAVGWSGGGGGWIWMLYAWKIVLVGPNNVLQSWDPTVKSPCTWDLGDLDSLQYLEVYGNNLSGSIPRELGKLFHLISLDLYNNQLSGHIPPTLGKLKSLKFMRLNSNKLTGKIPIQVIQLIQWGNLQIM; this is translated from the exons atggtggcggcggtggcagTGGCGGCGGTggggtggagtggtggtggtggtggctggaTT TGGATGCTCTATGCGTGGAAGATCGTATTGGTAGGCCCGAACAATGTCCTCCAGAGTTGGGACCCAACAGTGAAATCTCCATGCACCTG GGACCTCGGAGATCTAGACAGTCTTCAATACTT GGAAGTATATGGGAATAACCTAAGTGGATCGATTCCAAGGGAGTTGGGTAAACTATTCCACTTGATCAGCTTGGACCTCTATAATAATCAGCTTTCCGGCCATATCCCACCAACTCTTGGCAAGTTGAAATCCTTGAAATTCAT GAGATTGAACAGTAACAAGTTAACTGGCAAAATACCAATCCAGGTCATTCAACTCATTCAGTGGGGCAACTTACAGATTATGTGA
- the LOC131309503 gene encoding uncharacterized protein LOC131309503, with amino-acid sequence MASDPPQMGVNDATKAADAAKTAKAAEIAKATKAAKAAAAKAAKTTEAARAAAMNKPGGDHMTPEAFVQMQEQIKTLTQGLQAAMQENADLRKQISEPSISNQRHSERPEEDDRDDAESSEKESQNRRKHDKPPLEKQPHEQEALLKMQDQIDGLMKHIKAQTPATVEEIVQNTDSPFTSEVMGLPLPRKFKMPQLETFNGSTDPLDHLETYKSLMHLQIVPDEVMCRALFPVTLKGSAWAWFNKLPPGSIRSFKELSTSFVSYFIAGQRYNKPPMHLLIVKQGRWESLREYTTRFNKEVVQIEEVDDSVSITAYIAGLYSRQFLYLLSQEPPKTLAELMLRAQKHMNAEEAIYARRSSDSFDPHAGPSQVGEFPPSDRKRRESTRKTGGEPKNKKVDSRSSPKRGGGPPQGKYKQFTPLIATAEQILSNLQNNPDLKWPEKLRTDPNKRAKEQYCRFHRDHGHNMDDCIDLKQQIEELIQRGRLQHFVTKKYQKIPMRDDTSKERKDATAPRSGLIREIKVIHGGLAGGGESSNARKAHLRKLRTEEYLEVNTVSRPSKIQKKEEIPILFSEEDIKGTQVPHDDRLVITIVVANYLTGRVLIDSGSSTDILYLHAYDQLNVG; translated from the coding sequence ATGGCTTCAGACCCCCCACAAATGGGTGTCAACGACGCCACGAAGGCCGCAGATGCAGCCAAGACGGCTAAGGCTGCCGAAATAGCCAAGGCTACGAAGGCTGCTAAGGCCGCTGCCGCCAAAGCCGCTAAGACGACAGAGGCGGCCAGAGCTGCTGCAATGAACAAACCAGGAGGCGACCATATGACCCCAGAAGCATTCGTCCAAATGCAAGAGCAAATTAAAACGCTAACCCAAGGGCTACAAGCAGCGATGCAGGAGAACGCAGATCTGCGAAAGCAAATCTCAGAGCCAAGCATCTCAAACCAACGACACAGCGAAAGACCAGAAGAAGATGACAGGGATGATGCCGAATCCAgtgaaaaggaaagccagaacCGAAGGAAGCACGACAAACCACCTCTAGAAAAGCAACCCCACGAACAGGAAGCGTTGCTCAAGATGCAGGACCAGATCGATGGGTTGATGAAACACATCAAAGCACAAACTCCTGCCACGGTAGAGGAGATTGTGCAGAATACGGATTCACCTTTCACATCTGAGGTCATGGGGCTGCCACTCCCCAGGAAGTTCAAAATGCCTCAGCTAGAGACATTCAATGGTTCCACGGACCCATTGGATCATCTAGAAACATACAAATCCCTAATGCACCTACAAATAGTACCAGATGAGGTAATGTGTCGTGCATTATTCCCTGTCACCCTCAAAGGAAGTGCTTGGGCATGGTTTAACAAACTCCCCCCAGGAAGCATACGTAGTTTCAAAGAGCTTAGCACTAGCTTTGTGAGCTACTTTATTGCTGGCCAACGCTACAACAAACCACCAATGCACCTCTTGATAGTGAAACAGGGAAGGTGGGAGTCGCTAAGGGAGTATACTACCAGGTTTAACAAAGAGGTGGTTCAGATAGAGGAAGTTGACGACAGCGTGAGCATAACTGCGTATATAGCTGGACTGTATTCAAGACAGTTTTTATACCTTCTATCTCAAGAACCACCCAAGACCCTGGCAGAACTTATGCTTAGGGCACAGAAACACATGAATGCAGAGGAAGCCATCTACGCAAGGCGTTCCAGCGACAGTTTTGATCCCCATGCAGGGCCATCACAGGTTGGCGAATTTCCCCCATCTGataggaaaagaagagaatccACCCGCAAAACGGGAGGggaaccaaaaaataagaaggtggACTCCAGATCCTCCCCAAAACGAGGAGGAGGACCGCCCCAAGGCAAATACAAGCAATTTACACCACTCATAGCCACGGCAGAACAAATCCTCAGCAACTTACAAAATAATCCGGACCTCAAATGGCCCGAAAAGCTAAGGACTGATCCTAACAAGAGAGCTAAAGAACAATATTGCAGGTTCCACAGAGACCATGGTCACAACATGGATGACTGCATTGACTTAAAACAGCAGATCGAGGAACTGATCCAAAGAGGCAGACTTCAACATTTCGTAACGAAGAAGTATCAAAAGATACCCATGAGGGATGATACAAGCAAGGAAAGAAAAGATGCCACGGCTCCCCGATCAGGCCTTATTAGAGAGATCAAAGTCATCCATGGAGGACTTGCCGGAGGTGGAGAGTCTAGCAATGCCAGGAAAGCTCACCTCAGGAAATTGAGAACAGAGGAATATTTGGAGGTCAACACTGTTAGCCGTCCAAGCAAGatccaaaagaaagaagaaataccCATCCTTTTTTCAGAAGAAGACATTAAGGGAACTCAAGTTCCTCATGATGACCGCCTGGTTATAACCATCGTCGTGGCCAACTACCTCACAGGAAGAGTATTAATAGACAGTGGAAGCTCGACCGACATTCTCTACCTCCATGCATATGATCAACTAAACGTTGGATGA